The stretch of DNA tcatatgtttcatctctgtttgctaaTTTCCTTggagttcctcgtgagtccttgggtacccctatttatgtgtccactccagtaGGCAATTCTGCTGTTGatgatcggatctatcggtcctgcattgttactttCTGTGGTTCTGAGACCCGAGCGaatcttctgttgctcgatatgaccgaatctgaggtcatcctgggcatggattggttgtatcCATATTATGCTATCCTTGATTGCCATTCCAAGATAGTTACCTTGGCGATACTAGAgatgcctagattggagtggaagggttcatctgtcagtacatctagtcgagttatctcctttctgaaggctcaacacatggtcgagaagggttgtttggcttatctagattatgttcgggatactactacagagactctagcgattgattcagtgcccgtagtccgggagttctccgatgtgtttccttctaatcTTCTAGGCATGCCACCCGAGTATGATATTGTTTTCTATATTGATCTGGATACAGGTACCCAACCTATCtttattccaccgtatcatatggctccgaaggagttaaaggaacagcttaaggagttgctagcaaaggggttcgtcagactgaGTGTATCACCCTGGGCTGCACcaatgttatttgtgaagaagaatgatgggactatgcggatgtgcattgattactgccagttgaacaaagttaccattaagaacaagtacctgttaccgtgtattgatgatttgtttgaccagttgcagggtgctaaggtGTTCTCTAAGCTCGACTTGAGATCaaggtaccatcaattgaagattcgggatttcgatgttccgaagacgacttttcggactagatatggacattatgagtttctagtgatgtccttcggtttgagtAACGCCTCGATGgaattgattcgtttgtcattgtcttgaTTGAtcacattttgatctactcacatagcatagaggagcacgagcagcatttgagagtggtgcttcagaccttgcgggaaagGAAGCTATATGTttagttctccaagtgtgagttctggttagattctgtggaatttgtgggacatgttgtatcgggcgagggtattaaggtagatcctaagaagattgaggcaatttagagttggcctcatcctaccACAGCGACTGAGATCATGAGCTTcatggggttagcaggttattatcatcggtttgtggagggcttctcatttattgcaacacctttgactagattgacccagaaaggtgctctgttCCGGCGGTCCGATGATTACAAGGTGCGCTTTCAGAAGCTTAATACCTCCTTaacttcagcaccagtgttagtgttgtctTCCGGTTCAGGGATATTTACTATGTATTATGGCGTTTCACGCATTGGTTTGaattgtgtattgatgcaggaggggcgagttattgcatatgcttcatgtcagctgaagccccacaagaagaattaccatgtacatgatttggagttggccgcaattgttcatgctctcaagatatggaggcattatctttatggggtttcctgtgaggtttacaccgatcatcgcatcttgcagcatttgttcaagtagaggaatctcaatttgaggaagcgcaggtggcttgagttattaaaagattatgatattaccatcctttatcatctgggcaaggctaatgtagttgcagatgccttgagtagaaaggcggagagtatgggaagtttggcattcatttcagcagaggagaggctgctagctttggatattcagtccttggctaacagacttgtgaaattgaatatttcagagcccaacagAATTTTTGCATGCGTTGTCGCCCAGACTCCACTATTCGAGTAGATTAAGGCtcgtcagtttgatgatccgcacttgttggttcttagagagacggtactgcagggtggtgccaaagaggttactatcggtgaggatggtgctTTGCGACTCCAGGgttgcctatgtgttcctaatgttgatggcttaagGGAGAAGATCCTAAAGGAGgaacacagttctcggtattctattcacccaggtgctacgaagatgtatcgcgacctgaggcagcattaatGGTGGcagcagatgaagaaggacatagttgagtatgtagcgaggttcCTAAATTaccagtaggttaagtatgagcatcagaggctaggtggccttCTTCAGCAGATGATTATACCTGAGtaaaaatgggagcgcattactatagaCTTCGTAGTGGGGTTTCcacggaccttgcagaagtttgatgtagtttgggtcattgttgacaggttgaccaagtcggcacacttcattccagttgttaCCACGTATTTCTCATAGAGGTTAGCCCAGATTTACAtttaggagattgttcggttgcacggtgcgcctgtctccattatatcagatagagtccCTCAATTTACTTCGCATTTATGGAGGGAAGTACAGAgcgagttggggacccgggtagagatCAGCACAGTCTTTCATCCGCAGATCGACGGACAGTCGGAGCGGGCAGttcatatcttggaggatatgctcagagcatgtgtgattgacttcggagggcagtgggatcgattcttgcctttggccgagtttttttacaataacagttattagtccaacatcgagatggctccatttgaggctttatatggtcggcgatgtcgttcacccattagatggtttgagcccggcgaggctaagttatacggtactaatttagtgaaggatgccttggaaaaggtaaagttgattcaggagcggcttcgcacagcacagtccagacagaagagttacacggatcagaaggtgcgtgatttatcatctatgatgggcgagaaggttctcttgaaagtctcgccaatgaagggaatcatgaggttcgggaagaagggcaagttgagcccaaggtttataggtctatttgaggtgttgaggcaagttggggaggttgcttatgagcttgctttgcctcccagtctatctagAGTTCATCTagttttccacgtatctatgctccggagatATCATTctgacaggtcgcatgtgttagacttccgcacagttcagctagataagagcctaggttatgaggaggagccaattgccattgttggtaggcaggttcgccagttgaggtccaagaagatttttgCAGTAagagttcagtggaggggacaaccagttgaggaggcaacttgggaggccgaggaggacatacgGAGCAGATGTCcgcacttattcggcactccaggtatgattctagacccgttcgaggacgaacatttatttaagaggtagagaatgtaaagaaccgaccggttattttgctttctagatcttgGTTCCCTGAAATAAGACTcatcgtatgtgcttttactattttatgacctgcagggatggttagttcgagatttggaagggttcgggttgaaatcagaacacttggttccttgatttggctttaaaaggctaagtttgactttggtcaacattttgagtaaacgacctcggaactgggatttgacggttccgatAGGTTTGCACGAtgagtttggacttgggtgtatgttcgaaaTGGGTTTTGGATAATccaggagcgtttcagcgcttaatgttgaaagttggcgcattgaaagttttaaagttctttaaatttggtttggagtaggttttggtattatcgaggtccgtttgggattccgagcttggGAATAGTCCGTATGgagatttaagacttgcacgcaaaatttggtgtcattccgaatagtttaagtagGAATCGGCACGTTCGGAGTAAATTGGAataacttgaagttcataagttgattcgatttggtttggggtgtgattcgtagttttggtgTTGGTTTCCACTTTCCGAGGGTTTTCGCAAGTCCGTCTCATGCTTACAAACTtgctggtatgtttggacgaggcctcggggGCCTTGAGTGTAATCTGGACGATGCACGGATCGAGTTAGACCTCAAAAgagctgctggtgcaccagttctggtgtgcccgcaggtgcgagcttttggccgcaggtgcgagcccgcagatgcaagCTTGTGGCCGTAGAAGCGGCTTTGGGCATTTGGCCAGTGGTCCTCAGAAGAGGAGAAGCATGCGCataagcggcctcgcttctgcgaggagaAGTACGCAGGTGCTAGGAGGCCGCAGGTGCGCTACACCCTCCACAGAAGCGGGATCCCGCCCGTAGAAGCGAAGCCAGCCAGCCAAAGGCATTTTCGCAGAAGTAGATCTTTGTCCGCAGAACAGGTGCCACAGATGCGGCCctgtgaccgcagatgcgaaagtccTGAAGGTAGAAATGTTCCATTAATACGGGACTTAAGTCATTTTTAACCCATTTCTCTCActtcttggacgattttggagattcttgagaggggttttcacttagtaatttggaggtaagtaatttctatccaatatgagttaaatacatagattatgggtagattttaacatgtaaatttgtgaaaattatgggtttagatgaataaccctaggttttgataaaaatggtatttacccacgaaaatggttatgggattgagtgaaaattatatatttgagttcgtgaggttataggtaacaactttctttaaacatttccggaatccgggcacgtgggcccggagggtgaattttaggaatct from Nicotiana tomentosiformis chromosome 11, ASM39032v3, whole genome shotgun sequence encodes:
- the LOC138901790 gene encoding uncharacterized protein, whose amino-acid sequence is MTLAGLFPRDPATSQTGGGAQTPNAQARGHATIVYQTPGALSVGKAQPVAAAIPEPRPTAVGEPHKLLDRWTRIYPPIFRGEQQEDPQDFIDQCRDRLHNMRILESHGVDFATFQLDGRARRGWQSYILGRPADSLPMTWDRFTHIFMDRYIQPSQREELRFQFEQLQQGQMLVTDYEARFSKLPRHALTYHRCRESAEVLFDPGSTYSYVSSLFANFLGVPRESLGTPIYVSTPVGNSAVDDRIYRSCIVTFCGSETRANLLLLDMTESEVILGMDWLYPYYAILDCHSKIVTLAILEMPRLEWKGSSVKTLAIDSVPVVREFSDVFPSNLLGMPPEYDIVFYIDLDTGTQPIFIPPYHMAPKELKEQLKELLAKGFVRLSVSPWAAPMLFVKKNDGTMRMCIDYCQLNKVTIKNKYLLPCIDDLFDQLQGAKHRGARAAFESGASDLAGKEAICLVLQV